From a single Granulicella aggregans genomic region:
- a CDS encoding methyl-accepting chemotaxis protein produces the protein MTISRKLYTAFGAALAFTFILGIAAWTSLTHIGSEISISSASTRKMQLAGEMGILTSNMLSAERGMVVRSLLKDEGKVEEYNSQFHDEAEKRQSLLKEDRTLSTSPKAIELMGALIDGYGNMIQTHNELYRLAKSGDGVAAAALQAGTLLAMAKTSEADFQTLQQIAAGQVTEVSASNESTVASSVWLVGIMVVLALGIGAIVIYIVRGINSALSQAVVELSEGAEQIAAASSQVSSSSQSLAQGASEQAASLEETSASSEEINSMAHKNTENAIGMAKLVADSKSEFVNTNRQLGEMMTAMDNINDSSGKIAKIIKIIDEIAFQTNILALNAAVEAARAGEAGMGFAVVADEVRSLAQRSAQAAKDTASLIEDSVAKSEAGKTKLGGVVDSIQRISGEFTSIGILVDEVSHGSAEQSTGIGQIGRALSEMELVTQTTAASAEESAAAAEELNAQSESMKELTERLNRMVGAQTGGSSVSLRTRSRATRPKPYTPALRVPPVKVKLASKVSFKMKPKASMEDSFPMDDRFTSF, from the coding sequence ATGACCATCAGCAGAAAACTCTATACCGCTTTCGGTGCGGCACTTGCCTTCACCTTCATTCTGGGGATTGCGGCCTGGACGTCTCTCACACACATCGGAAGCGAGATCTCAATCAGCTCTGCGAGCACACGCAAAATGCAGCTAGCCGGCGAGATGGGGATCTTGACGAGCAATATGTTGTCTGCCGAGAGGGGAATGGTCGTGCGCTCGCTCCTGAAAGATGAGGGAAAGGTTGAGGAATACAACTCCCAATTCCACGATGAAGCGGAGAAGCGACAGAGCCTTCTGAAAGAGGACAGAACGCTTTCTACCAGCCCAAAGGCTATCGAGCTTATGGGCGCGCTGATCGACGGCTACGGGAATATGATCCAGACGCACAACGAGCTCTACCGGCTCGCCAAATCGGGTGACGGAGTTGCGGCTGCAGCGCTGCAAGCGGGCACCCTTCTTGCGATGGCGAAGACATCGGAGGCTGACTTTCAGACTTTGCAGCAGATTGCTGCCGGGCAGGTAACGGAGGTCTCTGCCAGCAACGAATCGACGGTGGCATCCAGTGTGTGGCTTGTGGGGATCATGGTTGTGCTCGCGCTGGGAATCGGAGCCATCGTGATTTACATCGTCCGGGGCATCAACTCGGCCCTGAGTCAGGCGGTCGTCGAACTCTCAGAAGGTGCGGAACAGATCGCGGCCGCGTCGTCCCAGGTTTCTTCGTCGAGCCAGTCACTGGCCCAGGGAGCGTCGGAGCAGGCAGCATCGCTCGAAGAGACCTCTGCCTCGTCCGAAGAGATCAATTCGATGGCGCACAAGAACACGGAAAACGCGATTGGGATGGCTAAACTGGTCGCTGATTCCAAGTCGGAGTTCGTCAATACGAACCGCCAACTCGGCGAGATGATGACCGCGATGGACAATATCAATGATTCGAGCGGAAAGATTGCAAAGATTATCAAGATCATCGATGAGATCGCCTTCCAGACGAACATCCTGGCTCTGAATGCCGCGGTGGAAGCGGCCCGCGCTGGGGAAGCGGGCATGGGCTTCGCCGTTGTGGCCGATGAAGTCCGCAGCCTGGCGCAGAGAAGCGCGCAGGCGGCCAAGGACACTGCCAGCCTGATTGAGGATTCGGTGGCCAAATCCGAAGCGGGCAAGACGAAGCTTGGCGGTGTCGTTGATTCCATTCAGCGGATATCGGGTGAGTTCACCAGCATCGGCATTCTCGTTGACGAGGTGAGTCATGGAAGCGCGGAGCAGTCGACGGGCATCGGCCAGATCGGCCGGGCGCTCTCAGAGATGGAACTGGTGACGCAGACGACGGCTGCAAGTGCGGAAGAGAGTGCGGCTGCGGCTGAGGAGTTGAACGCCCAGTCGGAATCGATGAAGGAGCTGACCGAGCGTCTTAACCGCATGGTGGGAGCGCAGACGGGCGGTTCGAGTGTCTCTCTGAGGACTCGAAGCAGGGCAACCCGCCCCAAGCCTTACACGCCTGCACTACGGGTGCCTCCAGTGAAGGTGAAGCTTGCGAGCAAAGTCTCTTTCAAGATGAAACCAAAGGCATCGATGGAAGACAGTTTTCCCATGGACGATAGGTTCACCAGTTTCTAG
- a CDS encoding STAS domain-containing protein, with translation MMTPAAAPQLTLEIEHQGTTTLVKCHGKLVSGVTDVLYSGVKQHIAGSKRIILDLSDLAYMDSMGLGTVMRLYVSCRASGCTLELINIGKRIRNLLELTNIWSMFATVGEHGIKF, from the coding sequence ATGATGACACCCGCTGCTGCGCCACAGCTTACGCTTGAGATCGAGCATCAAGGGACAACGACCCTGGTCAAGTGTCACGGGAAGCTGGTTTCCGGCGTGACCGATGTCCTTTATTCCGGCGTCAAGCAGCACATTGCTGGATCCAAGCGGATCATCCTCGATCTTTCCGACCTAGCTTACATGGACAGCATGGGGCTGGGGACGGTCATGCGGCTGTATGTGTCGTGCCGCGCTTCGGGATGCACGCTGGAGCTGATCAACATTGGCAAGCGCATCCGCAATCTGCTGGAGTTGACGAATATCTGGTCGATGTTCGCGACGGTTGGGGAGCACGGGATCAAGTTTTAG
- a CDS encoding 2-oxo acid dehydrogenase subunit E2, with protein MSTEVVMPQMGESITEGTLTKWLKKPGDTVQRDEPLFEISTDKVDAEIPSPAAGVLESIKIEEGSTVQINTVVCLIAEAGSTSNGAGPKAAAPAPVAETAAVPAADTATPAAVDTPAMAEAAAGPGTEVPMPQMGESITEGTITKWLKKVGDSVQRDEPLFEISTDKVDAEIPSPVAGVLTEIKVAEGATVTINTIVAVIGGGAGAPAAFAPAPAAAPAVAAPVASAPAAPVSASEGDRLRSSPLVRKIAKDNNVDLAQVPGTGASGRITKSDIVGHLEGGAKPSAPAPVAAPVAAPAPAAAAAPSKPVAPPPTPGELVPMTKMRSIIATRMVESKRTSPHVHTVFKVDMTKIVKLREKEKNKYEQRNGVKLTYMPFITRAAIVALKKHPIVNGAIEGDAIRYNKNINIGIAVALDWGLIVPVLKQTEEKSFLGIARSIVDVADRARGKKLGADEISGGTFTLTNAGIFGEQFGTPIINQPQAAILGIGGLNKEAEVITDKDGNDSIAIRWIQRFTLGFDHRIVDGADAGKFMTDFKAYLQDWAEDIG; from the coding sequence ATGTCGACTGAAGTAGTCATGCCGCAGATGGGCGAATCGATCACCGAGGGAACGCTTACCAAGTGGTTGAAGAAGCCGGGGGATACTGTCCAGCGGGACGAGCCGTTGTTTGAGATTTCGACCGATAAGGTGGACGCGGAGATCCCTTCGCCTGCGGCGGGGGTGCTGGAGTCGATCAAGATTGAAGAGGGATCGACGGTACAGATCAACACGGTGGTGTGTTTGATTGCGGAGGCGGGGTCGACTTCGAATGGAGCGGGGCCGAAGGCGGCTGCTCCTGCTCCAGTGGCTGAGACTGCGGCTGTTCCTGCGGCGGACACGGCTACGCCGGCTGCGGTGGATACTCCGGCGATGGCTGAAGCTGCAGCGGGGCCAGGGACTGAGGTGCCGATGCCGCAGATGGGCGAGTCGATCACCGAGGGCACGATTACGAAGTGGCTGAAGAAGGTTGGGGATTCGGTGCAGCGGGATGAGCCGTTGTTCGAGATCTCGACCGATAAGGTAGATGCGGAGATTCCTTCACCGGTGGCGGGTGTGCTGACGGAGATCAAGGTCGCTGAAGGAGCAACGGTCACGATCAACACGATTGTGGCGGTGATTGGCGGCGGGGCTGGAGCTCCGGCTGCTTTCGCTCCGGCACCGGCTGCCGCGCCTGCCGTTGCTGCTCCGGTAGCGAGTGCGCCTGCTGCACCGGTTTCGGCGAGCGAGGGCGACCGGCTGCGGTCGAGCCCGCTGGTACGGAAGATTGCGAAGGACAACAACGTCGACCTGGCGCAGGTTCCGGGGACGGGAGCTTCGGGGCGGATTACGAAGTCGGATATCGTTGGGCATCTTGAGGGTGGGGCGAAGCCTTCTGCGCCTGCTCCAGTTGCTGCGCCTGTTGCGGCTCCAGCACCCGCCGCGGCTGCTGCTCCTAGCAAGCCGGTTGCTCCTCCTCCGACTCCGGGCGAGCTGGTGCCGATGACGAAGATGCGCAGCATCATCGCGACGCGCATGGTCGAGTCGAAGCGGACGAGTCCGCATGTTCACACCGTGTTCAAGGTGGATATGACGAAGATCGTGAAGCTGCGTGAGAAGGAGAAGAACAAGTATGAGCAGCGGAACGGTGTGAAGCTGACGTACATGCCGTTCATCACGCGAGCGGCGATTGTGGCTCTGAAGAAGCACCCGATTGTGAACGGCGCGATTGAGGGCGACGCGATCCGGTACAACAAGAACATCAATATCGGGATTGCGGTCGCGCTCGATTGGGGACTGATCGTGCCGGTGTTGAAGCAGACGGAAGAGAAGTCGTTCCTGGGGATTGCGCGGTCAATTGTGGATGTCGCGGATCGCGCTCGCGGGAAGAAGCTGGGCGCGGATGAGATCTCGGGCGGGACGTTTACGCTGACCAACGCGGGCATCTTCGGCGAGCAGTTTGGGACGCCGATCATCAACCAGCCACAGGCGGCGATCCTGGGCATCGGCGGTTTGAACAAAGAGGCCGAGGTGATCACGGACAAGGACGGCAACGACTCGATCGCGATCCGCTGGATTCAGCGGTTCACGCTGGGCTTCGACCACAGGATTGTGGATGGAGCGGATGCGGGCAAGTTCATGACCGACTTCAAGGCTTACCTGCAGGATTGGGCTGAGGATATTGGGTAA